The nucleotide sequence GAAAAATAACGAGAGTACAATGCCCATAGCAGCGTCTTGCTTAATTCTCGAATGTCTTGTAATCCAGGTAATTCCAACAGTTGCCATCATTCCAGCAACAACGGCGCCTAGCATAAACAACAATATCGATTTCACTCCTGTTAACATGAAGGCTATGCATATGCCTGGTAGCGCTGCATGTGCAAGTGTATCCCCTATCAGGCTTTGCTTGCGCAAATATGCGAACGTACCAATAACCCCCGTACTTAAGCCAAGCAACATACTTCCAAACAGAATCCAACGCAAATTCGGATCAGTCAAAAGGTTAAGCATCGCCTCATCACACTCCGATTTCTGCAGCAGTTGCTGTCTCTTGATGAGACGACTTCGTAACGAAAGCCAATCGTCCACCATAGGCTTGCTGTAAATTTTCCTCCGTAAACGTTGTCGCTGTAGGTCCAAATGCGATCAAATCAACATTGAGCAACATGACAGAATCAAAGTATTCCTGCACAGTTGCCAAATCGTGGTGCACAACAAGTACGGTTTTCCCCTGCCGCTTCAGCTCACCGAGCAATGTAATAATTGCCTTTTCAGTCGCAGCATCAACACCTGCAAACGGTTCATCCATGAAATATAATGTCGCATCCTGAGCCAAAGCCCGAGCGAGAAACACACGTTGCTGCTGCCCCCCTGAAAGCTGGCTAATCTGCCTATTAGCGAAGTCGCCCATCCCCACCTTCTCGAGACAATCCATCGAGATCGCGCGCTCACGCTTCCCAGGTCTACGGAACAATCCGAGATGACCATAACGGCCCATCATTACAACATCGAGTACATTCGTAGGAAAATCCCAATCGACAGATTCGCGTTGCGGAACATAACCGACCAACCGTCTTTGAAGCTTGTAGGACTTCCCGTAAACGTTAACTTCACCTGCTAGCTTTGGTTGCAAGCCCAAAATCGATTTTATTAGAGTAGACTTACCTGCTCCATTGGGTCCAATAATACCAATGAGTTCACCTTCATTGACCTCGAAAGACACGTTCCGAACTACTGGCTTTTTATGATAAGCGACTGTTAATCCCTCAACAGATATTGGTGAAATTCCGCGTTTGATAACTGACATTACCTATCACCCTCTCAAATTATTTTAAAGCGGCTACGATCGTATCCACATTGTGCTTAACCATTCCGATGTAAGTACCTTCGTCAGTTCCCGCTTTACCCATCGCATCTGAAAATAGTTCCCCGCCAATGACGACTTTGTGACCTTTCTGTGCTGCACCTTCAATGACTGCCTCAATCGATTTCTTCGGCACACTCGATTCTACGAATACCGCTTTAATCTTCCGCTCCACGATCATATCTCTAAGACTTGTAACATCCTTTGAGCCATACTCCGACGCTGTACTAATGCCTTGCAGTCCGACAACCTCAATGTTATATGCATCTCCGAAGTATCCGAAGGCATCGTGCGCTGTAACCAATACCCGACCAGAAAGGGGAATCGATGCAATTTGATCACGTGCATATTGATCAAGCTCCTGAAGTTTTTTCAAGTATGCATCGGCACGCTCTCTATATTCCGTCTCATGAATCGGATCTTCCGTTATCAAAGTATCGCGAATGACTTCTGAAGCACTCATCCATTTCTTCACATCAAACCATACGTGCGGATCGTGTACCCCTTCTGTTAGCGTTCTAAGCTGATCTTCGGGTATTGCGTTTGTAACTGCAACAACAGGCTTCTTCCGACTTAACATATGAAAGATTTCAGTCATTTTCCCTTCCAGGTGCAGACCACCATAGAAAATGAGCTCCGCTTCATCTAGCTTTGCAATATCTCCTTGAGAAGCTTTGTACAGGTGCGGATCGACCCCCGGTCCCATCAACCCAATGACACTGACACGATTTCCTCCAATTTGTTCAACGACATCCGTAATCATTCCGATCGTTGCTGTGATATGCAGCTTTCCATCTTGCTCGAATGCAGATTTAGTCAAGCTACAGCCTGAAAGTATCGCTATTGTCATGGATAGAAACACAATAATTGCAATAAACCGCCTAATAGACGAGGGCATCCCTTTGAACATCGTTGTAACCTCCGATAGTTGTTGCTCGATTAACTTGCACTCGAACAAGTATGTTGTACCTATCAATAATATTTCACCCAAGGACTCTTTGTTTATATTATACAAAAGAGTTTGCCTTGTGCAACATTTATTTTAAAAAAATTTACGCTGGATTGTCCTTAATGGGATGAGGGTCTGTCCCCTATGTGAACTATTCACTTCACTTTGTGGGGTGGAATAGCAACCAAAAAAATAATCGAATACAAGGTAAGAGGCACCACGATACCCGATTATTTCGGGTAACGGATGCTCCGATGGCACTTTTGAGCGGAGATGTCTGATTATTTCGGGTAACGGATGCTCCGGCGGCACTTTTGAGCGGAGATGTCCGATTATTTCGGGTAACTGCATTCACTACTGCATTCGATAATGAAAAGAGGGAATGTATCTCCTGAAGGAGCGACAGCGTTGCCTTTGAAATCGTGAAATCACCATGTTTCGGGTTAACCTATTCAAATTTCACGATTTCAACAGCACCGTAAGGAGATACATCCCCATAAGAAATATAATCGAATACATGGTTAGGAGAACCACAATGCCCGATTATTTCGGGTAACAGGTGCTATGTTGGCACTTTTGAGCGGAGATGTCCGAAATTATCGGGTAACGGCATTCAATACTTTAATCGATAATGAAAAGAGGGAATGTATCTCCTGGAGGAGCGACAGCGTTTGCCTTTACAGACGTGAAATTACCTTGTTAGAAGTTATCAATTCAGATTTCACGGCTGTAACAGCAACCGAAAGGGGATACATCCCTAAAATCTATAATCGATATAAATAACAAAGAGGCTACCCATTACGGGACAGCCCCTCTGCAACCATTAGCCTGACTATTAATTCTCTTCTGTACGAACGACTGGAAGTGAATCATTCGTCGTTCCTGCTTCTACTGGAGTTCCGTCGGTATTCGTTACATCTATCGGAGTTGCTGGCACAACCGGCTTACGAGGTGTTCCATTCAAGCCGATCTTCTCATCATACGCATCGAAGATTTTCCGTGCGATCGGCGCTGCACCCCATCCACCGAAGCCACCTTCGGGCACGATTACTGCAACAGCTAACTTCGGATTCTCAGCTGGCGCATAGGCGATGAACACCGCGTTCTCAACTCTACCACCACCTACGTCTTGTTGCGATGTACCTGTCTTTCGCAGGAACGTATACTGAACGTCGTCGAAGCCCTTCACCTGTACCTGAGCCATCCCCTTCTCGATTGTTGACCAAAATACATCAGGATAATCGACAGTGTTCAGCACTTCGGTTTGATACGCCTGTGTAACATTTCCATCAACGTCACGAATTTCGTTTACGAACTGCGGTTTAAGCCGTTTACCGTGATTCGCAAGCATTGCGGTATATTGTGCTAACTGAAGCGCGGTATACTTCCCTTGTTGCCCCCAGGCAGAACGAATGAGTGCGGATTGCGGGCTTGCCTTCTTCGCTTCATTATAATATTCTACAACGCCCGCAGATTCACTTGGCAGTCCGCTTCCAGTCGTTACACCGAGACCAAACTGCTTCATGTAATTATCCCAAATATCAACCCCATCTGTTCCGTTCACAAGGTAAAGCTGATTACCGATCATAGCGGACATAAAGGCGTTTGACGATTTGGCAATTGCCTGTGTAGCGTTGATTCTACCGTTAGCTGCATTTTGAGAGTTATTAACTTTGACCTTATGGCCTTCCTTACCAAATTCAAAATAACCGATGTCATTGAAAGTCGTGGTTGGCGTGAATAATCCCTCGTTTAGCCCAACCAGTACGGACAGTGGCTTCTGAGTAGAGCCTAGATAGACGAATGAAGAAGGATGTTTTTTTCGTTCTTGATCATTATCATAAGGCGGGTAGACTTCTTTAATTGTACCGTTATACATAAAAGCCGAGATTTGATCCAAGTCCTTCTGACTAATTCCGCCCTGCCATACGTTCGTGTCATAATCCGGCATACTTGCCATTGCAATCACTTTGCCTGTATCGATTTCCATCGCTACTGCATAGCCTGTTGTTGCGTTGGCAGCTCGCTCCCACTTATCCGTAGAATTGCGAATTTTAGCAATATGTTCCGTAATCGCATTTTGTGTAGCGAGTTGAACATCTTTATTAATCGTCAAAAAGAGGTTTTCACCCTTTACCGGCTTCGTTAGCTTCATCGGACCGATAATTTCGCTATCCTTATTGACGGGATATTCCTTCACGCCATTATAGCCACGCAATTCATCCTGGTACATTAACTCAAGACCATCTACGCCTACTTCCTCTGTTTTCAAGTAACGTAGCGTAGGGTCGGATTGATCCGTATTAATCTCCTGATACTTTGTTAGCTTCATTGCCCCTTGAAGTTTCTTCATATAACCGACTAGTTGTACAGCAATTCCCTCTTCGTTGTACTGTCTAATACTTTCCTCAACAATATCGATGCCTGGAAAATCATCGCGATGCTCGGAGAAATATGCAATCTCTTCCTTTGTTAAGCCAGACTTCACGCGACGTTGTTGATAGGAATAGTAAACTCTATTTTTAAGATCCATATCCTCATAGACATCATCGACGGTGATCGATTTTTTCGTTTTATCTCCATACTTGTCGAATACTTCAACAATCTTCGCAGCGAGCTCTCTCCCGCGCTCCTCTGTCATCTTCGTCTCAAATGTGTAGTATAAGGATTGCGTTGAAGACGAATAGGCGATCGGATAGCCTTCAGAATCATAGATATTGCCACGAATCGGTGGAACCGGTACAGACCGATTCCCTAATGCATGCTCCTGCTCCTTGTAGGAGGGTCCTTCTACGAATTGCAAAAAAGCTAACCGGACGATTAACGCCGAGAACACAAAGAAGGTTGCGAAGAAAAAGACATTCAATCGAAAGCTAAAGTGTCTTCGATTCCGCAGCTCACGCTTTTGCGCTTCTTCAGTGGAATTGTTAGTCATTACCGGTGTACCTCCAGCTTCAAAAAAATTAAACCTGCTTAATATGTGTGTCAGCAAAGCCCTCAGAATCAAACCAATTTCCCGTTATTGCCCATGTTGGGTCTAAGGAAACCCAACGCTGTTGCTCCGCAAGATAAACCTCATTCCACGCATGTGAACCATATCCTCCGCGTCCATCATAACCTAAGCCTGTTACGACTCGAACGTCCAAACCGACTGTTCTAGCCATCGATGCGTACAAGCGTGCGTAATCTATGCATACCCCTTTACGGGTTACAAAGGTCATCTCTGGATTTTGCTCTCGCCATTCACCGTGTTCCACATAGGCTGTTACCTTATCATCGTCATAAGTGATTCGACTTCCAACCCACTCGTACAAGGCTCTCGCCTTTGCTTCGTCCGTCACTTTGGACTCCACGATCGACGCAGCTGCTTGAATGAGATCCTCCGGAAGATCCGCATCTACGACATCGTATCTGCGCTGCCACAATTGATTCAGTTCAGCGTTCAACGCCTCAGCGAATACAGGCAATTGAGCTTCGATCAGTGTGCCGGCAACAGGCTGGATAATCTGTGCAGCCGCCTCGCGGTAAGCGCTAGATTGCTTTATATAATCCGTCATTGGTCCTTGCGGAAACAATGCACAATATGCAAATAATAATGCGGTGAACAGCAACGCTCTTCCAGCACCAAGTACAGCGCCGATCATCCCACCGATTGCTCTGCTCACGACGCCGCCATTGGGTAAAATTGATAACGGTAATGTCACGACCGTTCCAAGAGCCCTCGTCAGTATACCCAGCACAATTCGAATAACAGTATGTGCAATTAAAAACAATACTGCGAACCGAAGCAGCGTCAAATCACGCATCCCTGATCCGACAGTGTATACCAACTGAGCGAACCATGAGCTACCTGCCTTCGAAAGATCAAGAGCTTTGCCTGATAGCCAGGATTGAAGATGAGGTGACGCAGCAGAAGCAAATAACGCGGACAACACGAGCGCAACGACTGTAAATACAGCATGTAGGAGAAAATAGAGCAGCTGTTTCGCTGAACCGGATGCTCCTCTTCTAAATCCTAGATAGATGGAGAAGGCAACGATTATAAAAAGTACCCAAGTAATGAGGTTCATATCTACTGCACCCCATAGTCCACTATTCATCACTTTATTTGGATGCTGCGCGAGCTTTCACAACAAAATCCTTAACCTCGCCTTCCATCTTCCAAGTTCCTAGAGAAATCCCTCGTAACTTCACCGTGATTTCACCTGAATTTTTCACACCTGTAAGCTCTAGATTGGTTGTCTTAATGACGTAAGCGCCATCTGCGAGATCCTCATAAGTCGCCTCTTTCGCTTCACCAGCCATCGACTTAATCGCCTGATCCTTCATTTCAGATGTAACTTTAGTTCCGATATTTTCTAAATCCTTGATGCTATATCCGCCATATGCAAAGAAGCCGACGACAACTGCAATGACTAGAACCCATTTGAGCACTGTCTTAACTAGCTTCATGATGATAAATATTAATACAAGTGCAATCACTGCGATAATCCAATTATCTTGTAAAAACTGTTGCCATGCGTTGATATCGAAATCCACCAGATCTCCTCCAAACCTATAATTGATACTTCAGATTAGTAGCATCCGCTCTATTATACCTTACGAAGCAATCCACAGTAAACGACCGTCATATCCAACGCTATAAACACGTACAAGTAGGATAGGTAACAAATATGGACAAGGGAACTTACGCACACGCGCGAAGATTACCTAAGGAGGTTTCAGCTTGAAGACAGCCATCTGGCTCTACTTATTTCTGTTCGTCGCATTCTTCGATTTACACGCACAATATCCGATGCTTACACCATTCGCAGTGTCGATGGGTGCAGCTCCATCATTCATCGGCCTCATGATGGGGATGTATTCATTGACTCATCTGCCCGGAAATATCATCGCAGGATATAGTGTAGATCGATATGGTAGTCGAATTTTTATTTCTGTCAGCTTAATCGGAGCTGGCATTTTGTTGCTTTTCCAATCTCGTGTTACTGATCCATGGCAATTGCTCTACGTTCGTTCTATAAGTGGCTTCGTGCTTGCCTTTCTTTCTCCTGCTTGCATGTCGCTCCTAGCAAAACTTGCTAAAGATCATATCCATCAAGGGAAGTTGATGGCAGGCAATGGATTAGTTCACACACTTGCCTCCGTCATCTCTCCCGCAGCAGGAGCATGGTTAGCGGCATCCATCGGCTTCAATCATGCGTTTGCGATTTTAGGTTGGATTTTACTCGTTACAGGTTTTATAGCAATTGGATTCATTCGTGAGCCTAAAGAGGTTTTCCCCACTGCACTTGTACCTGTAGGTGCTCTACGCTCTCATTCGAGTGCAACACAAGGCATCACATCAACCGCTGTACCTCACGATATTGCAACGTCATCCGTACCATGGTCCGTATTCACTCTACCGATTGCACTTTCATGTGCCCAAGGGATATTGGCATTTGAATTACCGCTTCTCGGCACATCTAGTTCAGAAATCATGCAAATCGGCATACTCTTCTCAATCGTCAGTCTGGGAGCACTTTCAACGCTAGCTTTGCTTTTCCTTAATCGATACATGCCCTATAAGCGGACAATCTCCGGTATGTTGCTGCTCGCCATATCCTATTACGGGATGGCGATGGAGTGGCCAATATCGTTGTTCATGCTCCTATTCCTCATCGGTATGGCCAAAGGGATCATCTTCCCTGCCATGACTTCACTCCTGCTACAGCTAAGC is from Candidatus Cohnella colombiensis and encodes:
- a CDS encoding zinc ABC transporter substrate-binding protein; translation: MTIAILSGCSLTKSAFEQDGKLHITATIGMITDVVEQIGGNRVSVIGLMGPGVDPHLYKASQGDIAKLDEAELIFYGGLHLEGKMTEIFHMLSRKKPVVAVTNAIPEDQLRTLTEGVHDPHVWFDVKKWMSASEVIRDTLITEDPIHETEYRERADAYLKKLQELDQYARDQIASIPLSGRVLVTAHDAFGYFGDAYNIEVVGLQGISTASEYGSKDVTSLRDMIVERKIKAVFVESSVPKKSIEAVIEGAAQKGHKVVIGGELFSDAMGKAGTDEGTYIGMVKHNVDTIVAALK
- a CDS encoding penicillin-binding transpeptidase domain-containing protein gives rise to the protein MTNNSTEEAQKRELRNRRHFSFRLNVFFFATFFVFSALIVRLAFLQFVEGPSYKEQEHALGNRSVPVPPIRGNIYDSEGYPIAYSSSTQSLYYTFETKMTEERGRELAAKIVEVFDKYGDKTKKSITVDDVYEDMDLKNRVYYSYQQRRVKSGLTKEEIAYFSEHRDDFPGIDIVEESIRQYNEEGIAVQLVGYMKKLQGAMKLTKYQEINTDQSDPTLRYLKTEEVGVDGLELMYQDELRGYNGVKEYPVNKDSEIIGPMKLTKPVKGENLFLTINKDVQLATQNAITEHIAKIRNSTDKWERAANATTGYAVAMEIDTGKVIAMASMPDYDTNVWQGGISQKDLDQISAFMYNGTIKEVYPPYDNDQERKKHPSSFVYLGSTQKPLSVLVGLNEGLFTPTTTFNDIGYFEFGKEGHKVKVNNSQNAANGRINATQAIAKSSNAFMSAMIGNQLYLVNGTDGVDIWDNYMKQFGLGVTTGSGLPSESAGVVEYYNEAKKASPQSALIRSAWGQQGKYTALQLAQYTAMLANHGKRLKPQFVNEIRDVDGNVTQAYQTEVLNTVDYPDVFWSTIEKGMAQVQVKGFDDVQYTFLRKTGTSQQDVGGGRVENAVFIAYAPAENPKLAVAVIVPEGGFGGWGAAPIARKIFDAYDEKIGLNGTPRKPVVPATPIDVTNTDGTPVEAGTTNDSLPVVRTEEN
- a CDS encoding metal ABC transporter ATP-binding protein, translated to MSVIKRGISPISVEGLTVAYHKKPVVRNVSFEVNEGELIGIIGPNGAGKSTLIKSILGLQPKLAGEVNVYGKSYKLQRRLVGYVPQRESVDWDFPTNVLDVVMMGRYGHLGLFRRPGKRERAISMDCLEKVGMGDFANRQISQLSGGQQQRVFLARALAQDATLYFMDEPFAGVDAATEKAIITLLGELKRQGKTVLVVHHDLATVQEYFDSVMLLNVDLIAFGPTATTFTEENLQQAYGGRLAFVTKSSHQETATAAEIGV
- a CDS encoding MFS transporter; protein product: MKTAIWLYLFLFVAFFDLHAQYPMLTPFAVSMGAAPSFIGLMMGMYSLTHLPGNIIAGYSVDRYGSRIFISVSLIGAGILLLFQSRVTDPWQLLYVRSISGFVLAFLSPACMSLLAKLAKDHIHQGKLMAGNGLVHTLASVISPAAGAWLAASIGFNHAFAILGWILLVTGFIAIGFIREPKEVFPTALVPVGALRSHSSATQGITSTAVPHDIATSSVPWSVFTLPIALSCAQGILAFELPLLGTSSSEIMQIGILFSIVSLGALSTLALLFLNRYMPYKRTISGMLLLAISYYGMAMEWPISLFMLLFLIGMAKGIIFPAMTSLLLQLSGPSRYGRTFSILSISLSIGSFLGPVVAGAVRSYMSPYFISFFALMLALVFLFPRTAFFSGPYAQPAIHHH
- a CDS encoding transglutaminase domain-containing protein, whose product is MNSGLWGAVDMNLITWVLFIIVAFSIYLGFRRGASGSAKQLLYFLLHAVFTVVALVLSALFASAASPHLQSWLSGKALDLSKAGSSWFAQLVYTVGSGMRDLTLLRFAVLFLIAHTVIRIVLGILTRALGTVVTLPLSILPNGGVVSRAIGGMIGAVLGAGRALLFTALLFAYCALFPQGPMTDYIKQSSAYREAAAQIIQPVAGTLIEAQLPVFAEALNAELNQLWQRRYDVVDADLPEDLIQAAASIVESKVTDEAKARALYEWVGSRITYDDDKVTAYVEHGEWREQNPEMTFVTRKGVCIDYARLYASMARTVGLDVRVVTGLGYDGRGGYGSHAWNEVYLAEQQRWVSLDPTWAITGNWFDSEGFADTHIKQV